The Pseudomonas asiatica genome has a segment encoding these proteins:
- a CDS encoding formate/nitrite transporter family protein, with product MSDAQSEKTPGLSADEEQEVSLSQPPRAAVLHEIIRYQGDQELERTLAALWWSALAAGLSMGLSLMAMGLFYARLPEGDSAQVVASIGYSAGFLAVILARQQLFTENTLTAVLPVMTAPTLANFGRLLRLWGVVLLGNLAGTLLVAWVMLELPIFDSKTDVAFLEVGRKVMKNDISQMFAKGIVSGWMIATMVWMIPSMEHAKIWIILMITYLMALGDFTHIVVGSVEVSYLVWAGDETWSSFWLEFALPTLSGNIIGGSFIFGLISHAQVRSDSGKPPSRLLKEDRPPSPRRNNGNK from the coding sequence ATGAGCGATGCGCAAAGCGAGAAAACCCCGGGCCTGTCGGCGGACGAGGAGCAGGAAGTCAGCCTTAGCCAGCCGCCCCGCGCGGCAGTACTGCACGAGATCATTCGTTACCAGGGCGACCAGGAACTGGAACGTACACTCGCCGCACTGTGGTGGTCGGCACTGGCCGCAGGCTTGTCCATGGGGCTGTCGCTCATGGCCATGGGCCTGTTCTACGCTCGCCTGCCGGAGGGGGACAGTGCCCAGGTGGTCGCCAGCATCGGCTACAGCGCTGGCTTCCTTGCAGTGATACTGGCGCGTCAGCAGTTGTTCACCGAAAACACCCTGACCGCCGTGTTGCCGGTAATGACCGCCCCTACCCTGGCCAACTTCGGGCGCCTGCTGCGCCTTTGGGGCGTTGTACTGCTTGGCAACCTCGCCGGCACCTTGCTGGTGGCCTGGGTAATGCTGGAACTGCCGATCTTCGACAGCAAGACCGACGTGGCCTTCCTGGAGGTGGGCCGCAAGGTCATGAAGAACGATATCAGCCAGATGTTCGCCAAAGGCATCGTATCGGGGTGGATGATCGCCACGATGGTCTGGATGATCCCGTCGATGGAACACGCCAAGATCTGGATCATCCTGATGATCACCTACCTGATGGCCCTGGGCGACTTCACCCATATCGTGGTCGGCTCGGTCGAGGTGTCCTATCTGGTCTGGGCCGGCGATGAAACCTGGAGCAGCTTCTGGCTGGAGTTCGCGCTGCCGACACTGTCGGGCAACATCATCGGCGGCAGCTTCATCTTCGGCTTGATCAGCCATGCACAGGTGCGCAGCGACAGCGGCAAACCGCCCTCACGGCTACTGAAAGAGGACCGGCCACCCTCCCCGCGCCGCAACAACGGCAACAAATGA
- a CDS encoding MBL fold metallo-hydrolase: MKAFLLLGVLLMVPLANPAGEPAPQREGRFHNQASLPQDGVLKKLRIGLKYLFLRKPPETRPATPVSLQPMTRQQVLDAPDRSLWRLGHSTVLLKLRGRFFITDPVFAERASPVQWAGPLRFHAPPLALDQLPPLAAVVLSHDHFDHLDEQAIRQLAPRTSVFLAPLGVGNLLMTWGVAPAKVRQLDWWQESEVEGVRFVATPAQHFSGRGLLDSNRTLWASWVIVDEDVRVFFSGDTGYFDGFKQIGERFGPFDLTLIETGAYNVAWPDVHMQPEQSLQAHLDLRGRWLLPIHNGTFDLSMHGWQEPFERILALANQAQVRLSTPQMGERVSLDSPHAGQNWWQPRPVRQRGQANERVVAAR, encoded by the coding sequence ATGAAGGCTTTCCTGTTGCTCGGAGTGTTGCTGATGGTCCCTTTGGCCAACCCTGCCGGCGAGCCGGCGCCTCAGCGGGAAGGGCGCTTTCACAATCAGGCGTCGTTGCCACAGGATGGCGTATTGAAGAAGCTGCGCATCGGGCTCAAGTACCTGTTCCTGCGCAAACCGCCGGAAACCCGGCCGGCCACCCCGGTCAGCCTCCAGCCCATGACCCGCCAGCAGGTGCTCGATGCGCCCGACCGCAGCCTTTGGCGCCTGGGCCATTCCACGGTACTGCTCAAGCTGCGCGGGCGCTTCTTTATTACCGACCCGGTATTCGCCGAGCGCGCCTCGCCGGTGCAGTGGGCCGGCCCACTGCGCTTCCATGCGCCGCCCCTGGCGCTGGACCAGTTGCCGCCGTTGGCTGCGGTGGTACTGTCCCACGATCACTTCGATCATCTTGACGAACAGGCGATTCGCCAACTTGCACCGCGCACCAGTGTGTTCCTGGCGCCGCTTGGCGTAGGCAACCTGCTGATGACCTGGGGCGTAGCACCGGCAAAGGTGCGGCAGCTGGACTGGTGGCAGGAAAGCGAGGTCGAGGGTGTGCGCTTTGTCGCCACCCCGGCTCAGCACTTTTCAGGGCGTGGGCTGCTGGACAGCAACCGGACCTTGTGGGCGTCGTGGGTGATCGTCGACGAGGATGTGCGGGTATTCTTCAGTGGCGATACCGGCTACTTCGATGGGTTCAAGCAGATTGGCGAGCGCTTCGGGCCGTTCGACCTGACCCTGATCGAGACCGGGGCCTACAACGTCGCCTGGCCCGATGTGCACATGCAGCCGGAGCAGAGCCTGCAGGCCCATCTGGATCTACGCGGGCGCTGGCTGTTGCCGATTCACAACGGCACCTTCGACCTGTCCATGCATGGCTGGCAGGAGCCGTTCGAGCGCATCCTGGCGTTGGCCAACCAGGCACAGGTGCGCCTGAGCACGCCGCAGATGGGGGAGCGGGTCAGCCTCGACTCTCCGCACGCCGGGCAGAACTGGTGGCAGCCGCGGCCTGTGCGTCAGCGCGGCCAGGCGAACGAGCGCGTGGTGGCGGCACGCTGA
- a CDS encoding diguanylate cyclase: MDKRSGKGLSFAKRIYLPRVIGLGIGLFSVMAAMAPLSPPTWAWLLVLFNGLVWPHVAYLWAARSAMPYQAEQRNLVLDSLMGGFWTAAMHFNPLPSVTVLSMMTMNNVAAGGKRMVVRGVLAQLAGMLVAILLLGPGLQLNATPLQVYACLPMLTLYPLALGWVCYQLAIKLADHKRRLSTLSLTDSLTGLLNHGAWKDLLLLKFQACQQQQGHAVIALIDIDHFKTINDTFGHVVGDCVLRQLGAELRRNLREGDQAGRYGGDEFCVILPDTSEAQACQAMERLREQVASYRNPQLPHLRISLSIGLSAFEADLESPEHWLEQADKALYTAKHAGRDQVNFAHRDAAALRLAYPD; encoded by the coding sequence ATGGATAAACGCAGCGGCAAAGGCCTTTCATTCGCCAAACGCATCTACCTGCCGCGGGTCATCGGCCTGGGGATCGGCCTGTTCAGCGTCATGGCCGCCATGGCGCCGCTGTCACCGCCCACCTGGGCATGGCTGCTGGTACTGTTCAACGGCCTGGTATGGCCGCATGTGGCCTACCTGTGGGCCGCCCGTTCAGCAATGCCCTACCAGGCAGAACAGCGCAACCTGGTGCTGGACTCCCTGATGGGTGGGTTCTGGACCGCCGCCATGCATTTCAATCCATTGCCCAGCGTGACCGTGCTGTCGATGATGACCATGAACAACGTCGCCGCCGGCGGCAAGCGCATGGTCGTTCGCGGGGTGCTGGCCCAGCTGGCGGGCATGCTCGTCGCGATCCTGCTGCTGGGCCCCGGCCTGCAACTGAATGCGACGCCCCTGCAGGTCTATGCCTGCCTGCCGATGTTGACCCTCTACCCGCTGGCGCTGGGCTGGGTCTGCTACCAGTTGGCGATCAAGCTGGCCGACCACAAGCGCCGGCTGAGCACCCTGAGCCTTACCGACAGCCTGACCGGTCTGCTCAACCACGGCGCCTGGAAAGACCTGCTGCTGCTGAAGTTCCAGGCTTGCCAGCAGCAACAGGGGCACGCGGTGATTGCCCTGATCGACATCGACCACTTCAAGACCATCAACGACACCTTCGGCCACGTGGTCGGCGACTGTGTGCTGCGCCAGCTCGGCGCCGAGCTGCGGCGCAATCTGCGCGAAGGCGACCAGGCCGGGCGTTACGGTGGTGACGAATTCTGCGTGATCCTGCCGGACACCAGCGAGGCCCAAGCCTGCCAGGCCATGGAGCGCCTGCGCGAGCAGGTCGCCAGCTACCGTAACCCGCAGTTGCCGCACCTGCGCATCAGCCTGAGCATCGGCCTTTCGGCATTCGAGGCCGACCTGGAGTCACCCGAACACTGGCTCGAACAGGCGGACAAGGCGCTGTACACCGCCAAGCATGCCGGACGCGACCAGGTCAATTTTGCCCACAGAGACGCTGCGGCGCTCAGGCTGGCCTATCCTGATTGA
- a CDS encoding bifunctional diguanylate cyclase/phosphodiesterase — MARTANLPPASPTPHFQVRRLIAGFSAVFGLACLIILGALFNIAGTLDHQERQRSASQATKALEQRLLASRQFLSSYAVWDAAFEHLAGQADWKWAYEEKNVGESLYSASGYEGVFVVEDARTTYGLFKGQPTQAAANTYIDAALQPIIDQARAAAIPREQITRFVLFNGWPAVLSAAAVRPDRDVTDSEVRQAPVMLFVDQLTEEKLAQLSSGAGLTGMHVENDDVREHGHLRIDLGDTGYHLSWSSPLPGHQLLRAVLPPLAGALLILGLVMLYLFRHALRSSRAIDLTLADLQQSNQALEASEQRFRAVAESASDWIWETDRQQRLTYLSQRFVNVTGYPVDDWLGHPLNQLLACDTTPLSPWLDALAAADPQQLANLRCTYRDQNGQNRYCRISARAIWYDGKPVGFRGTASDITDEVDAHARIQHLSLHDPLTGLANRNKLARHLEQALLRGSDSPPLTLLLLDLDNFKPINDSLGHAAGDAVLQEVATRLRDSTRDGDLVARLGGDEFLLVLGGMDNRSEIDRFCARLISLLQQPIIFDNQPLHVGASIGVAQTRTQGFDAGELIRCADIALYQAKADGKCTWRYFAAEMNQQIQYRRQLENDMRRALRNQEFELHYQPRYRLSDLRIVAVEALLRWQHPQEGLLGPDTFIPLAEQSDIIVALGRWVLREACRTAHDWPADVLVSVNLSPAQFLRSDVVADVREILLETAFPAQRLELEITENVMLNDIEGALGTMLSLKELGVRLNMDDFGTGYSSLGYLRTYPFDSIKIDKRFIGGLNNTAGSDRAVVQAIINLGEAMGLTVTAEGVESEQQLRALQKDRCHEVQGYYLSRPLDSAGLEALLQQASQRSAPYL; from the coding sequence ATGGCCAGGACCGCCAACCTTCCACCCGCCAGCCCCACACCACACTTCCAGGTGCGTCGCCTGATTGCCGGCTTCAGCGCAGTTTTCGGTCTGGCCTGCCTGATCATCCTCGGCGCCCTGTTCAATATCGCGGGTACTCTTGACCATCAGGAACGCCAGCGCAGTGCCTCGCAGGCAACCAAGGCGCTGGAGCAACGGCTGCTCGCCTCGCGCCAGTTCCTGTCCAGCTATGCCGTGTGGGATGCTGCCTTCGAACACCTGGCGGGCCAGGCCGACTGGAAATGGGCCTACGAAGAAAAGAACGTGGGCGAGTCGCTGTACAGCGCCAGCGGCTATGAAGGGGTGTTCGTGGTGGAGGACGCTCGCACCACCTACGGTTTGTTCAAAGGCCAGCCTACCCAGGCAGCGGCCAATACCTATATTGATGCAGCGCTGCAGCCAATCATCGACCAGGCTCGGGCGGCGGCCATCCCACGTGAACAGATCACCCGTTTCGTCCTGTTCAACGGTTGGCCGGCAGTGCTCAGTGCCGCGGCGGTGCGCCCGGACCGGGATGTCACCGATAGTGAGGTGCGCCAGGCGCCGGTGATGCTGTTCGTCGACCAGCTCACCGAGGAAAAGCTGGCACAGCTGAGCAGCGGTGCCGGCCTGACCGGCATGCATGTGGAAAACGATGATGTGCGGGAGCACGGGCACCTGCGCATCGACCTCGGCGATACCGGCTACCACCTGTCCTGGAGCAGCCCGCTGCCAGGACACCAGTTGCTGCGTGCAGTGTTGCCGCCGCTGGCGGGTGCCTTGCTGATACTCGGCCTGGTCATGCTGTACCTGTTCCGCCATGCCTTGCGCAGTTCGCGGGCGATCGACCTCACGCTCGCCGATCTGCAGCAGAGCAACCAGGCCCTGGAGGCCAGCGAGCAGCGTTTTCGCGCGGTGGCCGAGTCGGCCTCCGACTGGATCTGGGAAACCGATCGGCAACAACGCCTGACCTACCTTTCGCAACGCTTCGTCAATGTCACCGGCTACCCGGTGGACGACTGGCTCGGCCACCCGCTCAACCAGTTGCTGGCCTGCGATACCACGCCGCTCTCGCCGTGGCTGGATGCCCTGGCCGCGGCCGACCCGCAACAACTGGCCAACCTGCGCTGCACCTACCGCGACCAGAATGGCCAGAACCGCTACTGCCGGATATCGGCCCGCGCCATCTGGTACGACGGCAAGCCCGTCGGTTTTCGCGGCACCGCCAGCGACATCACCGACGAAGTCGACGCTCATGCGCGCATCCAGCACCTGTCGCTGCACGACCCGCTGACCGGGCTGGCCAACCGCAACAAGCTCGCCCGGCACCTCGAGCAGGCCTTGTTGCGCGGCAGTGATTCGCCGCCACTGACCTTGCTGCTGCTGGACCTGGACAACTTCAAGCCGATCAACGACTCCCTCGGCCATGCCGCCGGTGACGCCGTACTGCAGGAGGTAGCAACACGCCTGCGCGACAGCACCCGCGATGGCGACCTGGTCGCGCGCCTGGGCGGCGACGAGTTCCTCCTGGTGCTTGGCGGCATGGACAACCGCAGCGAGATCGACCGCTTCTGTGCGCGCCTGATCAGCCTGCTGCAACAACCGATCATCTTCGATAACCAGCCCCTGCACGTTGGCGCCAGTATCGGTGTCGCCCAGACCCGTACCCAAGGCTTCGATGCCGGCGAGCTGATCCGCTGCGCCGATATCGCCCTGTACCAGGCCAAGGCCGACGGCAAGTGCACCTGGCGCTATTTCGCTGCCGAAATGAACCAGCAGATCCAGTACCGCCGCCAACTGGAGAACGACATGCGGCGGGCCCTGCGCAACCAGGAATTCGAGCTGCACTACCAGCCGCGCTATCGCCTCAGCGACCTGCGCATCGTCGCGGTCGAGGCTTTGCTGCGCTGGCAGCATCCGCAGGAGGGGTTGCTGGGGCCGGACACCTTCATTCCGTTGGCCGAACAGAGTGACATCATTGTTGCGCTGGGCCGCTGGGTGCTGCGCGAAGCCTGCCGCACCGCCCATGACTGGCCCGCCGATGTACTGGTTTCCGTGAACCTGTCACCGGCGCAGTTCCTGCGCAGCGATGTGGTGGCCGATGTACGCGAGATCCTGCTGGAAACCGCCTTCCCTGCCCAGCGCCTGGAGCTGGAAATTACCGAGAACGTGATGCTCAATGACATCGAAGGCGCGCTGGGCACCATGCTGTCGCTCAAGGAGCTGGGGGTGCGCCTGAACATGGACGACTTCGGCACCGGCTACTCGTCGTTGGGCTACCTGCGCACCTACCCGTTCGACAGCATCAAGATCGACAAACGCTTCATCGGCGGGCTGAACAACACCGCTGGCAGCGACCGCGCCGTGGTCCAGGCCATCATCAACCTGGGCGAAGCGATGGGGCTGACGGTGACGGCCGAAGGGGTGGAAAGCGAGCAGCAGCTCAGGGCATTGCAGAAGGACCGTTGCCATGAAGTGCAGGGCTATTACCTGAGCAGGCCGCTGGACAGTGCGGGGCTCGAGGCGTTGTTGCAGCAGGCATCCCAGCGTTCGGCGCCCTACCTGTAG
- a CDS encoding DUF2025 family protein, whose translation MAITSQDICNAADQLKGFVGFHGKRGVHIVRFSEDSFGMDVADASITPCNEFVWRPEQGQRMALCRERLALLLEQHVDDRLNIGEPLRTYLRRRDLPEIVAERSLQRNSAL comes from the coding sequence ATGGCCATCACTTCCCAAGACATCTGCAACGCTGCCGACCAGCTCAAGGGCTTCGTCGGTTTTCATGGCAAGCGCGGTGTGCACATCGTGCGTTTTTCCGAAGATTCGTTCGGCATGGACGTGGCCGACGCCAGCATCACGCCCTGCAACGAGTTTGTCTGGCGGCCCGAGCAAGGGCAGCGCATGGCCCTGTGCCGCGAACGGCTGGCGCTGTTGCTGGAGCAGCATGTGGATGACCGTTTGAACATCGGTGAACCGCTGCGCACCTACCTGCGCCGGCGCGACCTGCCGGAAATCGTGGCAGAGCGCAGCTTGCAGCGGAATTCCGCTCTGTAA
- a CDS encoding LysR family transcriptional regulator: MNKLELLRTFVRVSEVSSFTLAAESLGLPRSTVSEQVRALERLLGTQLFNRTTRRVQATQDGALLYERSKDLLSGMDEIESLFCADDAELAGRLRVDLPTMMARRVIIPALPQFLQRFPRLEVELSCTDRQVDLLREGFDCVMRIGALHDLDVVARPVGQLSMRNCASPAYLARRGVPRTLQDLAEHHLVHYVRTLGGRSAGFEYLQGGELHFQAMAGVVTVNNAEAYSAACLAGLGLIQVPAVGVAEHLQRGELVSVLEGWQAPAMPVSLLYARQRHVPRRVQAFMQWLGEVLHSQVDGGR, from the coding sequence GTGAACAAGCTGGAGTTGTTGCGCACCTTTGTGCGCGTGAGCGAGGTCAGCAGTTTCACCCTGGCTGCCGAGAGCCTGGGGCTGCCCCGTTCGACCGTGTCGGAGCAGGTCAGGGCGCTGGAGCGTTTGCTGGGTACGCAGCTGTTCAACCGCACCACCCGCCGGGTGCAGGCAACCCAGGATGGCGCCTTGCTGTACGAGCGCAGCAAGGACCTGCTGTCGGGCATGGACGAGATCGAGAGCCTGTTCTGCGCCGACGACGCCGAGCTGGCCGGGCGCCTGCGGGTCGACCTGCCGACCATGATGGCCCGCCGGGTCATCATCCCGGCGCTGCCGCAGTTTCTGCAGCGCTTCCCGCGCCTGGAGGTGGAGCTCAGTTGCACCGACCGCCAGGTCGACCTGCTGCGTGAAGGCTTCGATTGTGTGATGCGCATTGGTGCCCTGCATGACCTGGACGTGGTGGCGCGCCCGGTCGGGCAACTGAGCATGCGCAACTGTGCCAGCCCTGCCTACCTGGCCCGCCGTGGCGTGCCGCGCACGCTGCAGGACCTGGCCGAGCACCACCTGGTGCATTACGTGCGCACCCTTGGGGGGCGCAGTGCCGGTTTCGAATACCTGCAGGGCGGTGAACTGCACTTCCAGGCCATGGCCGGAGTGGTCACGGTCAACAATGCCGAGGCCTACTCGGCGGCCTGCCTGGCCGGGCTGGGGTTGATCCAGGTGCCGGCGGTGGGCGTGGCCGAGCACCTGCAGCGCGGTGAGCTGGTTTCGGTACTGGAAGGCTGGCAGGCCCCGGCCATGCCCGTGTCACTGCTGTATGCCCGGCAACGGCACGTGCCACGCCGGGTGCAGGCCTTCATGCAGTGGCTGGGCGAGGTGCTGCATTCGCAGGTTGACGGTGGCCGCTGA
- a CDS encoding SDR family NAD(P)-dependent oxidoreductase — MTRKIALITGASRGLGRNTAEHLAARGINVIGTYHSKAEEAQAVAVRLEQAGVKAAMLQLDVSDSASFAGFAQRLGATLQQHFGRERFDFLVNNAGIGLNVPYTETSEAQFDQLLNIQLKGPFFLTQRLLPLLVDNGRIVNISTGLARFALPGYATYAAMKGAMEVLTRYQAKELGARGIRVNILAPGAIETDFGGGVVRDNRQVNEYIAGNTALGRVGLPDDIGAAIALLLEDGNGWINGQRLEVSGGMFL, encoded by the coding sequence ATGACCCGCAAGATTGCCCTGATCACTGGCGCCAGCCGCGGCCTGGGCCGCAACACTGCCGAACACCTGGCCGCACGCGGCATCAATGTCATCGGCACCTACCACAGCAAGGCCGAGGAAGCCCAGGCCGTGGCCGTGCGGCTGGAGCAGGCCGGGGTCAAGGCCGCCATGTTGCAACTGGACGTCAGCGACAGCGCCAGCTTTGCCGGCTTCGCCCAACGCCTGGGGGCAACCTTGCAGCAACACTTCGGTCGCGAGCGTTTCGACTTTCTGGTGAACAATGCCGGGATCGGCTTGAACGTGCCATACACCGAAACCAGCGAGGCGCAGTTCGACCAGTTGCTGAATATCCAGCTGAAAGGACCGTTCTTCCTCACCCAGCGCCTGCTGCCGCTGCTGGTCGACAATGGCCGCATCGTCAACATTTCCACTGGCCTGGCGCGCTTTGCGCTGCCGGGGTATGCCACCTATGCCGCGATGAAGGGGGCGATGGAGGTGCTGACCCGCTACCAGGCCAAGGAACTGGGCGCGCGTGGTATTCGCGTGAACATTCTGGCGCCGGGGGCGATCGAGACGGACTTTGGCGGCGGCGTGGTGCGGGACAACCGCCAGGTGAATGAATACATTGCCGGCAACACGGCGCTGGGGCGGGTGGGCTTGCCGGATGATATCGGGGCAGCGATTGCGCTGTTGCTCGAAGATGGCAATGGCTGGATCAACGGGCAACGGCTGGAGGTTTCAGGCGGGATGTTCCTCTGA
- a CDS encoding efflux RND transporter periplasmic adaptor subunit produces MRAAVRTLVTLCVVALAVFAGYQLWQYYMLTPWTRDARVRADVVVIAPDVSGWVRELKARDNQQVKAGDLLMSIDRERFQAAFDQASAVTETRSQQLRLREREAARRTALGPEAISAELRENAQINAAIARGELHEAEAQLQVARINLARSEVRAPRSGHITNLRLAEGNYVNTGESVMALVDDSTFYIQAYFEETKLPRIRVGDAVKVWLMGAGEPMQGHVESISRGITDRNSNPDSQLLPEVEPTFNWVRLAQRIPVRIRLDQVPEGVTLSAGMTASVQVHEEQNQP; encoded by the coding sequence ATGCGTGCGGCCGTACGTACCCTGGTCACCTTGTGTGTAGTGGCCCTTGCCGTGTTCGCCGGCTATCAGCTGTGGCAGTACTACATGCTCACCCCCTGGACCCGCGATGCCCGTGTGCGCGCCGATGTGGTGGTGATCGCCCCTGATGTGTCCGGCTGGGTGCGCGAGCTGAAGGCCCGTGACAACCAGCAGGTCAAGGCCGGCGACCTGCTGATGAGCATCGACCGCGAACGCTTCCAGGCGGCCTTCGACCAGGCCAGCGCGGTGACCGAGACCCGCAGTCAGCAACTGCGCCTGCGCGAGCGTGAAGCGGCCCGGCGTACCGCCCTTGGGCCGGAGGCGATAAGTGCCGAATTGCGGGAAAACGCCCAGATCAATGCGGCCATCGCCCGTGGTGAGCTGCATGAGGCCGAGGCACAGTTGCAGGTTGCCAGAATCAACCTGGCGCGCAGTGAAGTGCGGGCACCGCGCAGCGGGCATATCACCAACCTGCGCCTGGCCGAGGGCAACTATGTGAACACCGGGGAATCGGTGATGGCCCTGGTGGACGATTCAACCTTCTATATCCAGGCCTACTTCGAGGAAACCAAGCTGCCGCGCATTCGTGTGGGGGATGCGGTGAAGGTCTGGCTGATGGGCGCAGGCGAGCCGATGCAAGGGCATGTAGAGAGCATCAGCCGCGGTATCACCGACCGCAACAGCAACCCCGACAGCCAGTTGCTGCCGGAGGTTGAACCGACCTTCAACTGGGTGCGCCTGGCGCAGCGGATACCGGTGAGGATTCGCCTGGACCAGGTGCCGGAGGGCGTGACCCTGAGTGCGGGGATGACGGCCAGTGTGCAGGTGCATGAGGAGCAGAATCAGCCGTGA
- a CDS encoding DUF1656 domain-containing protein, whose protein sequence is MGLREWEVGGVLFSPFLVYVLLALVLTGLLRLLVQATPLGRWIWHEALFDAALFVCVLFLVVRLLGAL, encoded by the coding sequence ATGGGGTTGCGTGAGTGGGAAGTGGGCGGCGTGCTGTTCAGCCCCTTCCTTGTTTATGTGTTGCTGGCGCTGGTGCTTACCGGGTTGTTGCGTCTGCTGGTGCAGGCCACGCCGTTGGGGCGCTGGATCTGGCATGAAGCGCTGTTCGACGCGGCGTTGTTCGTTTGTGTGCTGTTCCTGGTGGTGCGACTGCTGGGAGCTTTATAA
- a CDS encoding FUSC family protein, with translation MPITLQALFAPSSLALKFAIKTLLGGGLALWLAMRWGLEQPSWALMTAFIVAQPLSGMVVQKGLARLAGTLVGTFASVLFIGLFAQTPWLFLLTLALWLALCTAASTQLRSAWAYAFVLAGYTAAIIALPAIDHPLQVFDQAVARCTEICLGIFCATASSALLWPMRVEQQLGGQARQAWQNGLQAASAMLGGEDEARKGLLESLGRIVAIDSQREHAWFEGNRGRQRARAIRGLSQKLMVLLRISRSVRRQWRQLDEREAERLAPWLEEVRALLGKPDQPSLLLLRQRIWDAAHDEQISPAEHFCLARMALLLDYAMAASQALDDVEAGRAPKDVSQGLAAHRDWSLALLFGSRSALAFLVMSGFWLATAWPSAPGGLVLTCVVCSLFASRENGAQIGLSFLRGIFLAIPAAFLVGQILLPQWSSFAMLCLGMGVPLFLGALGMAHPRTGATATSYCLHFIVLVSPLNAMQFGVATMLNSALAMLVGVSAAVMAFRLLVFRHPAWLGRRLRAATQNDLVRLTRRDLRGADSWFGGRMADRLMQLARHAGELPESERKRWDDGLHGLDIGDELVHLRMCLAVAQAPLGRAEREYLQQVEAVLAKGPAPGRGQRLDAASEQFIGALRRLPSSDPLRLAEGAVLQLQKSWGKWCHWQEEAHGVA, from the coding sequence GTGCCCATCACCCTCCAGGCCCTGTTCGCCCCCAGCAGCCTCGCCCTCAAGTTCGCCATCAAGACCCTGCTCGGTGGCGGCCTGGCGCTGTGGCTGGCGATGCGCTGGGGGCTGGAGCAACCGTCCTGGGCACTGATGACCGCTTTCATCGTCGCCCAGCCGTTGTCGGGCATGGTGGTGCAGAAGGGCCTGGCGCGGTTGGCCGGTACCTTGGTCGGCACGTTTGCGTCGGTGCTGTTCATCGGCCTGTTTGCCCAGACCCCATGGCTGTTCCTGCTCACCTTGGCCCTGTGGCTGGCCCTGTGCACCGCCGCCTCCACCCAACTGCGCAGCGCCTGGGCCTATGCCTTCGTGCTGGCAGGCTACACCGCGGCGATCATTGCCCTGCCGGCCATCGACCACCCGTTGCAGGTGTTCGACCAGGCCGTGGCGCGCTGCACCGAGATCTGCCTGGGTATCTTCTGTGCCACCGCCAGCAGTGCCTTGCTCTGGCCCATGCGGGTAGAGCAGCAACTGGGCGGGCAGGCCCGCCAGGCCTGGCAGAACGGCCTGCAGGCCGCCAGTGCCATGCTGGGCGGCGAAGACGAGGCGCGCAAAGGCCTGCTGGAAAGCCTGGGGCGTATCGTTGCCATCGACAGCCAACGCGAACACGCCTGGTTCGAAGGCAACCGCGGGCGCCAGCGCGCTCGCGCCATTCGTGGCCTGAGCCAGAAACTGATGGTGCTGTTGCGCATTTCCCGTTCGGTGCGCCGGCAGTGGCGGCAACTTGATGAGCGCGAGGCCGAACGCCTGGCACCCTGGCTGGAGGAAGTGCGTGCACTGCTGGGCAAGCCCGACCAGCCGAGCCTGTTGTTGCTGCGCCAGCGCATCTGGGATGCTGCCCACGATGAACAGATCAGCCCGGCGGAGCACTTCTGCCTGGCGCGCATGGCGCTGCTGCTGGACTACGCCATGGCTGCCAGCCAGGCGCTGGACGATGTGGAGGCGGGCAGGGCGCCCAAAGATGTGTCCCAAGGCCTGGCCGCGCACCGCGACTGGTCGCTGGCTTTGCTGTTCGGCTCACGCAGTGCGCTGGCCTTTCTGGTAATGAGTGGCTTCTGGCTGGCCACCGCCTGGCCTTCGGCACCAGGTGGCCTGGTGCTGACCTGCGTGGTCTGCAGCCTGTTCGCCAGCCGCGAGAACGGCGCGCAGATCGGCCTGAGCTTCTTGCGTGGGATTTTCCTGGCGATACCTGCGGCGTTTCTGGTCGGGCAGATTCTGCTGCCGCAATGGAGCAGCTTCGCCATGCTCTGCCTGGGCATGGGCGTGCCGCTGTTTCTTGGCGCGCTGGGCATGGCTCACCCGCGGACCGGGGCCACGGCCACCTCCTATTGCCTGCATTTCATCGTGCTGGTGTCGCCGCTCAACGCCATGCAGTTCGGCGTGGCCACCATGCTCAACAGTGCCTTGGCCATGCTGGTGGGTGTATCGGCGGCGGTGATGGCCTTCCGTTTGTTGGTGTTCCGCCACCCGGCCTGGCTGGGCCGGCGCCTGCGTGCGGCGACCCAGAACGACCTGGTGCGCCTGACCCGGCGCGACCTGCGCGGGGCCGACAGCTGGTTTGGCGGGCGCATGGCCGACCGCCTGATGCAACTGGCGCGGCATGCCGGCGAACTGCCCGAGAGCGAACGCAAGCGCTGGGACGACGGCCTGCACGGCCTGGATATCGGCGACGAACTGGTGCACCTGCGCATGTGCCTGGCGGTTGCCCAAGCCCCGTTGGGGCGGGCCGAGCGCGAATACCTGCAGCAGGTAGAGGCCGTGCTGGCCAAGGGGCCGGCGCCCGGGCGAGGTCAGCGCCTGGATGCCGCCAGCGAACAGTTCATTGGCGCCTTGCGCCGTCTACCCTCAAGCGATCCGCTGCGGTTGGCCGAAGGGGCGGTGCTGCAACTGCAGAAGAGCTGGGGCAAGTGGTGCCACTGGCAGGAGGAAGCCCATGGGGTTGCGTGA